A window of the Blattabacterium cuenoti genome harbors these coding sequences:
- the sufD gene encoding Fe-S cluster assembly protein SufD, with protein MQLREKVTLLINKFASARKKDSYMSFLKRKHSDFFQKKGFPSYRNEEWKNTDINSIINQDYNIISENEKIKNIEPKKIKDLTFLKKERSFILVFVDGKYNPYFSYTYAENIILSNIISIKESEIKDYYGRLSYQYDAFYTLNTLLSIDGAYIYIPNHVILENPIEILHISTGIESKIMLNNRNLIVVGEHSHVKIIEHSKCLKKHSPFINSVSEIYAMNHSIIDYYKVQNDLVETSIIDNTYLKQNENSKCTVYTFSFQGNFIRNNLKFYSIGKKTYSYLYGISLLSGKQFVDHHTLIDHLCSDAYSFQLYKNILSEKSKGIFNGKIIVNKLIKEINAFQKNHNIILSNEASIYAKPQLEIYSEYVKCSHGCTIGSIQESELFYLQSRGIPEKKAKMLLLLSFLGEVLIPIHIFELKKLINRKIKEKLDKNL; from the coding sequence ATGCAGTTAAGAGAAAAAGTAACTTTATTAATTAATAAATTTGCTTCTGCAAGAAAAAAAGACTCTTATATGTCTTTTTTGAAACGAAAACATTCTGATTTTTTCCAAAAAAAAGGATTTCCTTCTTATAGAAATGAAGAATGGAAAAATACAGATATTAACTCAATTATTAACCAAGATTATAATATTATTTCTGAAAATGAAAAAATAAAAAATATAGAACCTAAAAAAATAAAAGACTTAACTTTTCTTAAAAAAGAAAGATCTTTTATTTTGGTTTTTGTAGATGGAAAATATAACCCTTATTTTTCATACACTTATGCAGAAAATATTATTTTATCAAATATAATATCTATAAAAGAAAGTGAAATTAAAGATTATTATGGAAGACTATCATACCAGTATGATGCATTTTATACTTTAAACACACTATTATCAATAGATGGAGCATATATTTACATTCCTAATCATGTTATTTTAGAAAATCCCATAGAAATATTGCATATTTCTACAGGGATTGAATCTAAAATTATGTTGAATAACAGAAATTTAATTGTAGTAGGAGAACATTCTCATGTTAAAATTATAGAACATTCCAAATGTTTAAAAAAACATTCCCCTTTTATAAATTCTGTTAGCGAAATTTATGCTATGAATCACAGTATAATTGACTATTATAAAGTACAAAATGATTTAGTAGAAACTTCTATAATAGATAACACATATTTAAAACAAAATGAGAATAGTAAATGCACTGTTTATACTTTTTCTTTTCAAGGAAATTTTATAAGAAATAATTTAAAGTTTTATTCTATAGGAAAAAAAACTTATTCTTATTTATATGGTATTTCTCTTTTATCAGGAAAACAATTTGTAGATCATCATACTTTGATCGATCATTTATGTTCAGATGCTTATAGTTTCCAATTATATAAAAATATTTTAAGTGAAAAATCTAAAGGTATTTTTAATGGAAAAATAATTGTTAATAAACTTATTAAAGAAATAAATGCATTCCAAAAAAATCATAATATTATTCTTTCTAATGAGGCAAGTATATATGCTAAACCTCAATTAGAAATTTATTCTGAATATGTGAAGTGTTCACATGGTTGTACTATAGGTAGTATACAAGAGTCTGAATTATTTTATCTTCAATCCAGAGGAATTCCTGAAAAAAAAGCTAAAATGTTATTGTTATTATCTTTTTTAGGGGAAGTGTTGATTCCTATTCATATTTTTGAATTGAAAAAATTAATCAATAGAAAAATTAAGGAAAAATTAGATAAAAATTTATAA
- a CDS encoding alpha/beta fold hydrolase: protein MILYSKIYGMGSPILVFHGLFGNGNNWISFAKEFSKIYQIHLLDIRNHGKSFVSDKMNYDLISKDILEYIHYYELNDPILLGHSMGGRAVIKFSIKYPFIPKKVIVLDISPKAYTNSDQDQKKLIHILKKVDFNIINTRRDLDSFLKTWIFDIKIRSFFSKCIQRKKNGKLCFSFSLLNIEKNYDFLIHKEIKNGLYYGPTLFLRGEYSNYILNKDYNYIRKLFPKSKIWTVKKSDHWIHIDNPMDFYKKINVFLNET from the coding sequence ATGATACTATATTCTAAAATTTACGGTATGGGGTCTCCTATTTTAGTTTTTCATGGTTTATTTGGAAATGGAAATAATTGGATTTCTTTTGCAAAAGAATTTTCAAAAATTTATCAAATTCATCTATTAGATATTAGAAATCATGGAAAGAGTTTTGTTTCCGATAAAATGAATTATGATCTCATATCAAAAGATATATTAGAATATATTCATTATTATGAATTAAATGATCCTATATTATTAGGACATTCTATGGGAGGAAGAGCCGTTATAAAGTTTTCCATAAAATATCCTTTTATTCCAAAAAAAGTTATTGTTTTAGATATTAGTCCTAAAGCTTATACTAACAGTGATCAAGATCAAAAAAAATTAATTCATATTTTAAAGAAAGTAGATTTCAATATAATTAACACTAGAAGAGATCTAGACTCTTTTTTAAAAACATGGATTTTTGATATAAAAATCAGGTCATTTTTTTCTAAATGTATTCAAAGAAAAAAAAATGGAAAATTATGTTTTTCTTTTTCTTTATTAAATATTGAAAAAAATTATGATTTTTTAATTCATAAAGAAATAAAAAATGGTTTATATTATGGCCCAACATTATTTTTGCGAGGAGAATATTCAAATTATATTCTTAATAAAGATTATAATTATATACGTAAGTTGTTTCCAAAATCTAAAATTTGGACAGTTAAAAAATCTGATCACTGGATTCATATAGATAATCCCATGGATTTTTATAAAAAAATAAATGTTTTTTTAAACGAAACATAA
- the yidD gene encoding membrane protein insertion efficiency factor YidD: protein MVQSWFFLKFYYKSFCMKIIKILFIKIIILYQIGVSPWIGHNCRYIPTCSSYMILSLKKWNLFKAIFISIKRIIKCNPWGPYGYDPTK, encoded by the coding sequence ATGGTTCAAAGCTGGTTCTTCCTTAAATTTTATTACAAATCATTTTGCATGAAAATTATAAAAATTTTATTCATAAAAATTATCATATTATATCAAATAGGGGTATCTCCATGGATAGGGCATAATTGCAGATATATACCAACTTGTTCAAGTTACATGATTTTATCACTAAAAAAATGGAATCTTTTTAAGGCTATTTTCATAAGTATAAAAAGAATTATAAAATGTAATCCATGGGGTCCATACGGTTATGATCCTACAAAATAA
- the sufC gene encoding Fe-S cluster assembly ATPase SufC: MLNIENLHAYIDKNKVLRGINLKINRGENHVIMGPNGSGKSTLAAIIAGKKEYKITEGNIYFFNKNLLNFSPEERAHLGIFLSFQHPVEIPGVSIINFVKTAVNSICEARNIKKMSSKDILLKIKEKSSLLNIDKNFFYRSLNEGFSGGEKKRNEIFQMMMLDPLLSILDEVDSGLDIDALRIVAQGINAFRNDKNSVLIITHYKRLLDYIFSDYIIHILYNGKIIQSGNQKLAEKLEKEGYDWIAKNQV, encoded by the coding sequence ATGTTAAACATAGAAAATTTACATGCTTATATAGATAAAAATAAGGTACTTAGAGGAATTAATTTAAAAATTAATAGAGGGGAGAATCATGTTATTATGGGGCCTAATGGTTCTGGTAAAAGTACTCTTGCTGCTATAATAGCAGGTAAAAAAGAGTATAAAATAACTGAAGGTAATATTTATTTTTTTAACAAAAATTTATTAAATTTTTCACCAGAAGAACGGGCACATTTAGGAATTTTTCTTTCTTTTCAACACCCAGTGGAAATACCAGGAGTATCCATTATTAATTTTGTTAAAACAGCGGTTAATTCTATTTGTGAAGCAAGAAATATAAAAAAAATGTCTTCTAAAGATATTCTATTGAAAATAAAAGAAAAGTCTTCTTTATTAAACATTGATAAGAATTTTTTTTATCGTTCTTTAAATGAAGGTTTTTCAGGTGGAGAAAAAAAACGTAATGAGATATTTCAAATGATGATGTTAGATCCTTTATTATCTATTTTAGATGAAGTAGACTCAGGTTTAGATATAGATGCTTTACGTATAGTTGCTCAAGGTATTAACGCTTTTAGAAATGATAAAAATTCTGTTTTAATTATTACTCATTACAAAAGATTATTAGATTACATTTTTTCAGACTATATCATACATATTCTATATAATGGAAAAATTATTCAGTCAGGAAATCAAAAATTAGCTGAAAAATTAGAAAAAGAAGGATATGATTGGATAGCTAAAAATCAAGTATAA
- the lgt gene encoding prolipoprotein diacylglyceryl transferase, protein MQTLELEYINWDPIQKFNLWKGFIIHIYSLMFVVSFSLGWYIMKYIYQKDDIHQKYLDPLFICTFFGTLIGARFGQVIFYDFSYFSDHCIEAFLPIRKNDHSFLLGFIKGYEFIGYRGLSSHGATIGIILSSLFYSKTILKKKSFIWLCDRLSLPVSISAVFIRIGNFFNSEIVGKPCNEKLPWAVKFVQMDTEYGEIVPRHPAQIYESIGYLIIFLLLWYLYRIGKKNDNGFLSGIFFIFLWSIRFLLEFMKEPQGEEFINFLSINTGQWLSIPFIIFGFLLLNLSRIKKYFFSL, encoded by the coding sequence ATGCAAACATTAGAATTAGAATATATTAATTGGGATCCTATCCAAAAATTTAATTTGTGGAAAGGTTTTATAATTCATATTTATAGTCTAATGTTTGTGGTTTCTTTTTCATTAGGATGGTATATAATGAAATATATTTATCAAAAAGATGATATACATCAAAAATATTTGGACCCTTTATTCATATGTACTTTTTTTGGAACTCTTATAGGAGCGAGATTTGGTCAAGTTATATTTTATGATTTTTCATATTTTTCAGATCATTGTATTGAAGCTTTTCTTCCTATAAGAAAAAACGACCATAGTTTTTTATTAGGATTTATAAAAGGATATGAATTTATTGGTTATAGAGGTTTATCTAGTCATGGCGCGACCATAGGTATTATCTTATCTAGTTTATTTTATAGTAAAACGATTCTAAAGAAAAAATCTTTTATTTGGTTATGCGATAGATTATCTCTTCCTGTATCAATATCTGCTGTTTTCATTAGAATAGGAAATTTTTTTAATTCTGAAATCGTGGGAAAACCATGTAATGAAAAATTGCCTTGGGCAGTAAAATTTGTACAGATGGATACAGAATATGGAGAAATAGTCCCTAGACATCCTGCACAAATATATGAGTCTATTGGTTATCTAATAATTTTTTTACTACTTTGGTATTTATATCGAATAGGAAAAAAAAATGATAATGGTTTTTTATCTGGAATTTTTTTTATTTTTCTTTGGTCTATACGTTTTTTATTAGAATTTATGAAAGAACCACAAGGAGAAGAATTTATTAATTTTTTATCTATAAATACAGGACAGTGGCTGAGTATTCCTTTTATTATTTTTGGATTTTTGCTTTTAAACTTATCAAGAATTAAAAAGTATTTTTTTTCATTATGA
- a CDS encoding aconitate hydratase — protein MIFDLNLIRNFYSNFLSKIEKIRNVIDSPMTYSEKILYYHLGDEIKKIETNFESKNFRDKYYMNFFPDRIVMQDATAQMTLLQFMQTKKYKTFVPTSIHCDHLIYARDGNDLDLKNSIEENQEIYNFLRSASHKYGIDFWGPGSGIIHQIILENYAFPGGMIIGTDSHTPNAGGLGMLAIGIGGSDAAEVMSGSLLELKFPKIIGVNLTGKINGWTSPKDVILKLSGMIGVSGATNHIIEYFGEGVNSISCVGKATICNMGAEIGATASLFPYDIKMKNFLNKNGRNQVSMMAEKIKYFLKADPEVYQNPYYYYDKVIKIDLNVLEPHINGPFTPDKATPISKMKEEAAKNNWPTKIEIGLIGSCTNSSYEDLSKAISIIKQAKKKKLKINSEYMVSPGSKKVSFFMKQEGFLSIFKDIGGKIFSNACGPCIGQWDRKGNKKNVKNTIIHTFNRNFSSRNDGNPKTHAFIASPEIVTALVFSGDLTFDPRKDMLKNEIGEYVKFEEPKSMEIPAKNFNIEELGYENLSKKNRKNLSVIIEKNSKRLQILSPFLAWNGNNILNIRLLIKTKGKCTTDHISMAGPWLKYRGHLEKISENLLMGAVNAFNHEKNKIKNIIKGNYGTVYDVLKFYKSKNIQTLIVGEDNYGEGSSREHAAMEPRFLGVRIILVKSFSRIHETNLKKQGILALTFSNPNDYYKIEEEDVLHFYVKNISPNKNIAVELIHKNGRKERIIVHHSYNEKQIQWFKAGSSLNFITNHFA, from the coding sequence ATGATTTTTGATCTTAATCTGATTCGAAATTTTTATTCAAATTTTTTATCTAAAATTGAAAAAATTCGAAATGTGATAGATTCTCCTATGACTTATTCGGAAAAAATTTTGTATTATCATTTAGGTGATGAAATAAAAAAAATAGAAACTAATTTTGAATCGAAAAACTTTCGAGATAAATATTACATGAATTTTTTTCCAGATCGTATTGTCATGCAAGATGCTACAGCTCAAATGACATTGCTACAGTTTATGCAAACTAAAAAATACAAAACGTTTGTTCCTACTTCCATTCATTGTGATCATCTCATATATGCTAGAGATGGAAACGATTTAGATTTAAAAAATTCTATAGAAGAAAATCAAGAAATTTATAATTTTTTAAGATCCGCATCTCATAAATATGGAATAGACTTTTGGGGGCCTGGGTCTGGTATTATTCATCAAATTATTTTAGAAAATTATGCATTTCCTGGAGGAATGATTATAGGAACAGACTCTCATACTCCTAATGCTGGAGGACTAGGCATGTTAGCGATAGGAATTGGAGGATCCGATGCCGCAGAAGTTATGTCCGGGTCTCTTTTAGAATTGAAATTTCCTAAAATAATTGGAGTAAATTTAACAGGAAAAATTAATGGATGGACTTCTCCTAAAGATGTGATATTAAAATTGTCTGGAATGATTGGAGTTTCAGGAGCTACAAATCATATTATTGAATATTTTGGAGAAGGGGTTAATAGTATTTCTTGTGTTGGAAAAGCTACTATATGTAATATGGGCGCAGAAATAGGAGCTACGGCATCTTTGTTTCCCTATGACATAAAAATGAAAAATTTTTTGAATAAAAATGGAAGAAATCAGGTCTCTATGATGGCAGAAAAAATAAAATATTTTTTAAAAGCAGATCCAGAAGTTTATCAAAATCCATATTATTATTATGATAAAGTAATAAAAATAGATTTAAATGTTTTAGAGCCCCATATTAATGGACCTTTTACTCCAGATAAAGCAACTCCTATTTCTAAAATGAAAGAAGAAGCCGCTAAAAATAATTGGCCAACAAAAATAGAAATTGGATTAATTGGTTCTTGTACAAATTCTTCTTATGAAGATTTATCAAAGGCTATATCAATAATTAAACAAGCAAAAAAGAAAAAATTGAAAATTAATTCAGAATATATGGTATCTCCGGGATCGAAAAAAGTTTCTTTTTTTATGAAGCAAGAAGGATTTTTATCTATTTTTAAAGATATTGGAGGTAAAATTTTTTCTAATGCTTGTGGCCCCTGTATTGGACAATGGGATAGAAAAGGAAATAAAAAAAACGTAAAAAATACAATTATTCATACTTTTAATAGAAATTTTTCATCTCGCAATGATGGAAATCCAAAAACACATGCTTTTATCGCTTCTCCAGAAATTGTCACTGCCTTAGTTTTTTCTGGAGATTTGACATTTGATCCTAGAAAGGATATGTTGAAAAATGAAATAGGTGAATATGTAAAATTCGAAGAACCTAAATCAATGGAAATTCCTGCTAAAAATTTTAATATAGAAGAATTAGGATATGAAAATCTTTCAAAAAAAAATAGAAAAAATTTATCTGTGATCATAGAAAAAAATTCTAAAAGGTTACAGATTTTATCCCCATTTTTAGCATGGAATGGAAATAATATTCTAAATATTAGACTTTTGATTAAAACTAAAGGAAAATGTACTACAGATCATATATCAATGGCAGGCCCATGGTTAAAATACAGAGGTCATCTTGAAAAGATTTCTGAAAATTTACTAATGGGAGCTGTAAATGCTTTCAATCATGAAAAAAATAAAATAAAAAATATTATAAAAGGAAATTATGGTACGGTTTATGATGTATTAAAATTTTATAAATCAAAAAATATACAAACTTTGATTGTTGGAGAAGATAATTATGGGGAAGGCTCTTCAAGAGAGCATGCTGCGATGGAACCTCGTTTTTTAGGAGTTCGTATAATTCTTGTTAAATCTTTTTCTAGAATACACGAAACTAATTTGAAAAAACAAGGAATTTTAGCTTTAACTTTTTCAAATCCCAATGATTATTACAAAATTGAAGAAGAAGATGTATTACATTTTTATGTAAAAAATATATCTCCTAATAAAAATATAGCAGTAGAGTTAATTCATAAAAATGGGCGTAAAGAAAGAATTATAGTTCATCATTCTTATAATGAAAAACAAATTCAATGGTTCAAAGCTGGTTCTTCCTTAAATTTTATTACAAATCATTTTGCATGA
- the sufB gene encoding Fe-S cluster assembly protein SufB, with translation MKKNDKILENFTQSEYKYGFYTPIESDKIPVGLNEDVIRKITEKKKEPAWMLDWRLESYQIWKKMNSPKWANIKYQVPDFQKISYYSAPKKKIDLNNLEKVDPELIDTFNKLGVPIEEQKILSGVATDIVLDSVSLATTFQNKLKDQGIIFCSINDALKKYPNLVKKYLGSVISKKDNFYAALNSAVFSDGSFCYIPKGVHCPMELSTYFRINENKTGQFERTLIIADKDSYVSYLEGCTAPERKENQLHAAVVEIIALENAEIKYSTVQNWFPGNKKGEGGVFNFVTKRGLCEKGAKISWIQVETGSSITWKYPSCILKGDFSIGEFYSLALTKDFQQADTGTKMIHIGKHTKSVIISKGISAGKAQNNYRGLVKIASQAIHSRNFSQCDSLLIGNQCGAHTFPYIHVYNSTSKVEHEATTSKIGEDQIFYCNQRGINIEKAISLIVHGFSNEVLKKLPMEFAVEAQKLLEISLEGSVG, from the coding sequence ATGAAAAAAAATGATAAGATACTGGAAAATTTTACTCAATCTGAATACAAATATGGATTTTATACTCCAATAGAATCAGATAAAATCCCAGTGGGATTAAATGAGGACGTTATTCGTAAAATAACAGAAAAAAAAAAGGAACCTGCATGGATGTTAGATTGGAGATTAGAATCTTATCAAATATGGAAAAAAATGAATTCTCCAAAATGGGCAAATATAAAATACCAAGTTCCAGATTTTCAAAAAATAAGTTATTATTCTGCTCCCAAAAAAAAAATAGATCTAAATAATTTGGAAAAAGTAGATCCAGAGTTAATAGATACATTCAATAAATTAGGAGTCCCTATAGAAGAACAAAAAATACTTTCAGGTGTTGCAACAGATATAGTATTAGATTCCGTTTCTTTAGCTACTACATTTCAGAATAAATTAAAAGATCAAGGCATTATATTTTGTTCTATCAATGATGCTTTAAAAAAATATCCAAATCTTGTAAAAAAATATTTAGGTTCAGTTATTTCAAAAAAAGATAATTTTTACGCAGCTCTAAATTCAGCTGTATTTTCAGATGGTTCTTTTTGTTATATCCCAAAAGGAGTTCATTGTCCTATGGAATTATCCACATATTTTCGTATTAATGAAAATAAAACGGGCCAATTTGAAAGGACTTTAATTATCGCAGATAAAGATTCCTATGTTAGTTATTTAGAAGGATGCACTGCTCCGGAAAGAAAAGAGAATCAATTACATGCAGCTGTAGTTGAAATTATAGCATTGGAAAATGCTGAAATTAAGTATTCTACCGTTCAAAATTGGTTTCCTGGAAATAAAAAGGGAGAAGGAGGTGTTTTTAATTTTGTCACAAAACGTGGTTTGTGTGAAAAAGGAGCAAAAATATCTTGGATACAAGTCGAAACTGGTTCTTCAATCACTTGGAAATATCCATCTTGTATTCTGAAAGGTGATTTTTCAATAGGAGAATTTTATTCTTTAGCTTTAACTAAAGATTTTCAACAAGCAGATACGGGAACTAAAATGATACACATAGGAAAACATACTAAAAGTGTTATTATATCAAAAGGAATATCCGCTGGAAAAGCTCAAAATAATTATAGAGGATTGGTGAAAATTGCTTCTCAAGCAATTCATTCTCGTAATTTTTCTCAATGTGATTCTTTATTAATTGGAAATCAATGTGGCGCTCACACTTTTCCATATATTCATGTATATAATTCTACTTCCAAAGTAGAACATGAAGCAACAACTTCAAAAATTGGAGAAGATCAAATTTTTTATTGTAATCAAAGAGGAATAAATATAGAAAAAGCAATTTCTTTAATTGTTCATGGTTTTAGTAATGAAGTTTTAAAAAAACTTCCTATGGAATTTGCAGTAGAAGCTCAAAAACTTTTGGAAATTTCTTTGGAAGGATCTGTCGGATAA
- the rplU gene encoding 50S ribosomal protein L21 yields MIYAIVNIKDKQFKIVENQYIYVPHISEKVGEEILLNQVFLFYKEGKLFLGDPFLEKINIIIEIMQHIKGKKIFVFKKKRRKGYKVKNGFRPLFSKIKIISFLEK; encoded by the coding sequence ATGATATATGCTATTGTTAATATAAAAGATAAACAATTTAAAATTGTTGAAAATCAGTATATTTATGTCCCTCATATTTCTGAAAAGGTGGGAGAAGAAATATTATTAAATCAAGTTTTTTTGTTTTATAAAGAAGGAAAACTCTTTTTAGGGGATCCTTTTTTAGAAAAAATAAACATTATAATAGAAATTATGCAACATATAAAAGGGAAAAAAATTTTTGTTTTTAAGAAAAAAAGAAGAAAAGGATATAAAGTAAAAAATGGATTTAGACCTTTATTCTCAAAAATAAAAATAATTTCTTTTTTAGAAAAATAA
- a CDS encoding DUF192 domain-containing protein: MFLDVGNLLEIEFIKNGEIYLKNNNSIIKKIDIELADKDIEKSNGLKYRSFLKENRGMLFLLKNQEEYKQINMKDVRIPLDIIYINQFDTVVFLNKYITPMKENIEIINFPSYINIKYILEINAGMSDKWGIKEGVTKITYLIK, from the coding sequence ATGTTTTTAGATGTTGGAAATCTACTAGAAATAGAATTTATTAAAAACGGAGAAATATATTTAAAAAATAATAATTCTATTATTAAAAAAATAGACATAGAATTAGCAGACAAAGATATAGAAAAAAGTAATGGATTAAAATATAGATCTTTTCTAAAAGAAAATAGAGGAATGTTGTTTTTATTAAAAAATCAAGAAGAATATAAACAGATAAACATGAAAGATGTGCGAATTCCTTTAGATATTATATATATCAATCAATTTGATACTGTTGTTTTTTTGAATAAATACATAACTCCTATGAAAGAAAATATAGAAATCATCAATTTTCCTTCATACATAAACATAAAATATATTTTAGAAATTAATGCTGGTATGTCTGATAAATGGGGAATAAAAGAAGGAGTAACAAAAATTACTTATCTTATTAAATGA
- a CDS encoding aminotransferase class V-fold PLP-dependent enzyme, which produces MFSDKEIQKIRNQFPILKEKIYSNPLIYMDNAATTQKPLKVIQASQSYYSTMNSNVHRGLHYLSHKATLYVENVRKKIKKFIHARHSSEIIFTKGTTESINLVASSMENFIKEGDEIIISCLEHHSNFVPWQILCKKKNAILKIISIHDSGFLKLTDFEFLISEKTKIVSISHISNVLGIINPVKDIIEKAHEYGALVLIDGAQVPSNLDLNVQDLNVDFYVFSAHKMYGPTGIGILYGKKKILEKLYPYQFGGEMIKNVSFDGTTYSDLPFKFEAGTPNIEGIVVWGFAIDFVKEIGISNIQSYKKKLLMYAIKCLSSIDGIQLYGVSKDVSDKSGIISFNIDNLHCFDVGSLLDRLGIAVRTGHLCAQPLMNFFRVTGMIRVSFSVYNTCEEIDYLLESLLKAKKILLK; this is translated from the coding sequence ATGTTTTCAGATAAAGAAATACAAAAAATAAGAAATCAATTTCCTATTTTAAAAGAGAAAATATATTCTAATCCTTTAATTTATATGGATAATGCAGCAACAACTCAGAAGCCCTTAAAAGTAATTCAAGCTTCCCAAAGCTATTATTCTACTATGAATTCTAATGTTCATAGAGGATTGCATTATCTTAGTCATAAAGCAACTCTATATGTGGAGAATGTTAGAAAAAAAATTAAAAAATTTATTCATGCAAGACATTCTTCAGAAATTATATTTACAAAAGGAACTACAGAATCTATTAATTTGGTCGCTTCTAGTATGGAAAATTTTATAAAAGAAGGAGATGAAATTATTATTTCTTGTCTTGAACATCATTCCAATTTTGTTCCATGGCAAATTCTTTGTAAAAAGAAAAATGCTATTTTAAAAATAATATCTATTCATGATAGTGGATTTTTAAAATTAACAGATTTTGAATTTTTAATTTCAGAAAAAACAAAAATAGTATCTATTAGTCATATATCAAATGTTTTAGGAATTATTAATCCAGTTAAAGATATTATTGAAAAAGCACATGAATATGGAGCTTTAGTTTTAATTGATGGAGCTCAAGTCCCATCTAATTTAGATTTAAATGTACAAGATTTAAATGTTGATTTTTATGTTTTTTCTGCTCATAAAATGTATGGACCTACTGGAATTGGTATATTATATGGAAAAAAGAAAATATTAGAAAAATTATATCCTTATCAATTCGGAGGGGAAATGATTAAAAATGTAAGTTTTGATGGTACAACTTATTCAGATTTACCGTTTAAATTTGAAGCAGGGACCCCAAATATAGAAGGAATTGTTGTCTGGGGATTTGCTATAGATTTTGTAAAAGAAATAGGGATATCAAATATTCAATCTTACAAAAAAAAACTTTTAATGTATGCTATAAAATGTTTAAGTTCAATAGATGGAATTCAATTATATGGAGTTTCTAAGGATGTTTCTGATAAATCTGGGATTATTTCCTTTAATATAGATAATTTACATTGTTTTGATGTAGGTAGTCTTTTAGATCGTTTAGGAATTGCGGTTAGAACAGGGCATTTATGTGCACAACCTCTTATGAATTTTTTTAGAGTTACGGGAATGATTCGAGTTAGTTTTTCTGTGTATAATACTTGTGAAGAAATAGATTATTTATTGGAAAGTCTTTTAAAAGCAAAAAAAATATTACTAAAGTAA
- a CDS encoding HesB/IscA family protein, translated as MVFISEKAKNKLISLMKREGLSHDVSFVRFGVKSGGCSGMSYELTFDKNKQEYDRVFQHKEMKILVDQNSIPYLEGTTLEYSDGLDGKGFYFNNPKAKHTCGCGKSFSS; from the coding sequence ATGGTTTTTATATCTGAAAAAGCTAAAAATAAATTAATTTCTCTTATGAAAAGAGAAGGACTTTCTCATGATGTTTCTTTTGTTAGATTTGGAGTGAAAAGTGGAGGTTGTTCAGGTATGTCTTATGAACTTACTTTTGATAAAAATAAACAAGAATACGATAGAGTTTTTCAACACAAAGAAATGAAAATATTGGTAGATCAAAATAGCATTCCTTATTTAGAAGGAACAACATTAGAATATTCAGACGGACTAGATGGAAAAGGTTTTTATTTCAATAATCCTAAAGCAAAACATACTTGTGGATGCGGAAAAAGTTTTTCATCATAA